One window of the Procambarus clarkii isolate CNS0578487 chromosome 89, FALCON_Pclarkii_2.0, whole genome shotgun sequence genome contains the following:
- the PolG1 gene encoding DNA polymerase subunit gamma-1, which translates to MGRNIMAAVLQLRKFPCVRCVLCSPGIQANGWQCLSYVNLNYILHRYRSTCKKPTDNTNYPENKDTNTSEFSETNNCQLSFNSKDIGKSTMFNRENSVHKSHAEELKLLNSNSSLVKQQASEFVNTNKDEQSHVIGITSVKEVLKSLGEEVYTTDNTGREKVNYILPNESMKFVSEEKLYGVKEEISLGNKSRHKITLNRNKSYSNDNLTNKKKLIVLKSGKQDCKVILKAKKYSVSKKLNFPVTNSNDCSKSLELDAEATGTSKESEISFKVSEALKENCKVEETADTVERCKTLPVNEFPTRQHSLSYCKNILGVQTLSVCLANQIFSGVTPKGHQEAQEDFQRSKDHLQVHGLWNSEPSDLPDYDLELPMFEDKDLDQHFRIVAEEQCAPYKDLLNHLVGTDLPHLPSTWQLTPGWTRYNSDGSYSRVDFPDCRAIVFDVEVCVREGNHPVLATAASDKYWYSWCSNRLMNPHSTHSDNVSLEDLIPLESSCNLGSLDLKTRDVPRVVVGHNVSYDRIRVREQYMLEGSSLRFVDTMSLHISSSGLVSEQRALLMKNISSDKKVRLPWMLAGCRNSLAEVYKFYCNADLKKSTRDVFVKGSLNDVYSEFQSLMNYCANDVKATHMVLVKLLPIFFERFPHPVTLSGMLEMGLTFLPVTENWNKYIKAAETEFHHIEGMLNEELVKQVQAALGFMEDKKYKEDPWLWNLDWSVPKGRVKKLCGYPNWYRKLCARTGEREGTPEPENMSTSLQIVPKLLRLTWNGFPLHYERQYGWGYLKPLYRNIAEVPASDIPPLDSTTDSTIEFPVKAFYEIYSNRNSEIHNNIEQEEIEKCNLLETEEDWKLFFIENNPQSYKSKTVTKINVQKENLIDIGIPGVGFVSLPHKDGAKNRVGNPLAKDFLNKIEDKTLSSHFGDIAELVLKTNKILSYWKNNRDRILSQMVIWNDHSSLPPSITSADGFKQDGKYGAILPMVVVAGTITRRAVERTWMTASNAYADRIGSELKAMIEAPPGYKFVGADVDSQELWIAAVLGDAYFSGEHGATALGWMTLQGKKSDGTDMHSRTAKNAGISRDHAKIINYGRIYGAGLRFIKRLLKQFNPKLSEKEIDARAENLFAATKGQKGWFLNGKGEELAMEMDYPYTGEALCHKQINKLLWQARRNNIEVTFNDVVAKPFVWIGGSESHMFNCLEAIARCETPKTPVLGGRITRALEPHYVDNQFMTSRVNWVVQSSAVDYLHIMLVSMRWLFTKYEIKGRLCISIHDEVRYLVSSEDCYRAALALQITNLLTRSLFALRLGFKDLPQSVAFFSGVDIDQVLRKEPHHDCVTPSNPQGLKEGYGMPPGVTLDIQQILQITKGKLNKPEK; encoded by the exons ATGGGAAGGAACATTATGGCTGCTGTGCTGCAGCTCAGAAAATTTCCATGTGTGCGCTGTGTGCTGTGTTCACCTGGTATTCAAGCTAATGGTTGGCAGTGTCTTAGTTATGTAAACCTTAACTACATTTTACATCGGTATAGATCAACTTGCAAGAAACCCACAGATAATACAAATTATCCTGAAAATAAAGATACTAATACCTCCGAGTTTTCAGAAACAAATAATTGTCAGTTATCTTTTAATTCAAAAGATATTGGTAAATCCACAATGTTTAATAGAGAAAATTCAGTACATAAATCACATGCAGAAGAGCTCAAATTGTTAAATTCTAATAGTAGTTTGGTCAAGCAACAAGCATCAGAGTTTGTGAATACAAATAAAGACGAGCAATCTCATGTTATTGGAATTACATCCGTAAAGGAAGTACTAAAAAGTTTAGGTGAAGAAGTATACACAACCGATAACACTGGCAGAGAAAAGGTTAATTATATTCTTCCCAATGAATCTATGAAATTTGTATCTGAAGAAAAATTATATGGAGTTAAAGAAGAAATATCTCTTGGAAATAAATCTAGACATAAAATCACTCTCAACAGGAACAAATCTTATTCAAATGATAATTTAACAAATAAGAAGAAGCTTATTGTTCTGAAAAGTGGAAAACAAGATTGCAAAGTAATACTTAAGGCAAAAAAATATTCAGTTAGTAAAAAGTTAAATTTCCCTGTGACAAATTCAAATGATTGCagtaagtcactggagcttgATGCAGAAGCAACGGGAACAAGCAAAGAAAGTGAAATTTCCTTTAAAGTTTCAGAGGCATTAAAAGAAAATTGTAAAGTTGAAGAAACTGCTGATACTGTAGAGAGATGTAAAACTTTACCTGTAAATGAATTCCCTACTAGACAGCATTCTTTGTCATACTGTAAGAATATACTTGGTGTTCAGACACTCTCCGTTTGCCTTGCTAATCAGATATTTAGTGGAGTCACCCCTAAAGGTCATCAGGAAGCTCAAGAAGATTTTCAGAGGAGTAAAGATCATTTACAAGTTCATGGTTTATGGAACAGTGAGCCATCTGACCTTCCAGATTATGACCTCGAATTGCCTATGTTTGAAGATAAGGATTTAGACCAACATTTCCGTATTGTTGCAGAAGAGCAATGTGCTCCATATAAAGATTTGTTAAATCATTTGGTAGGCACAGACCTTCCTCATTTACCCAGTACTTGGCAGTTGACTCCAGGCTGGACACGTTACAATTCTGATGGTAGCTATTCACGCGTAGACTTCCCTGACTGTCGTGCCATTGTTTTTGATGTGGAGGTTTGTGTGCGTGAAGGGAATCACCCTGTATTAGCCACAGCTGCATCTGATAAATATTGGTATTCTTGGTGCAGCAATCGCTTAATGAATCCTCACAGTACACACAGTGATAATGTTAGCTTAGAGGACCTTATTCCACTTGAGTCATCTTGCAATTTGGGTTCTCTGGATCTTAAGACTAGAGATGTTCCTCGTGTGGTTGTTGGACATAATGTGAGTTATGATCGTATCAGAGTTCGTGAACAATATATGCTGGAAGGATCATCTTTGCGGTTTGTAGATACGATGTCACTACACATATCTTCAAGTGGGTTAGTCTCGGAGCAGCGTGCATTATTGATGAAAAATATAAGTAGTGATAAAAAAGTCAGGTTACCATGGATGCTTGCTGGATGTCGGAATAGTCTTGCTGAAGTTTACAAGTTTTATTGTAATGCAGATCTTAAAAAAAGTACTAGAGATGTATTTGTGAAAGGCAGCTTGAATGATGTTTACAGTGAATTTCAAAGCCTCATGAATTATTGTGCCAATGATGTGAAAGCAACTCACATGGTCCTAGTTAAACTATTACCAATATTTTTTGAAAGATTCCCACATCCTGTTACACTTTCAGGAATGTTAGAAATGGGATTAACTTTCCTTCCAGTTACAGAAAATTGGAATAAATATATTAAAGCAGCAGAAACAGAGTTCCACCACATAGAAGGAATGTTAAATGAGGAGCTAGTGAAGCAAGTTCAAGCAGCTCTAGGTTTTATGGAGGACAAGAAATATAAAGAGGACCCCTGGTTGTGGAACCTTGACTGGTCAGTGCCTAAAGGAAGAGTGAAAAAACTATGTGGATATCCAAACTGGTATAGGAAGCTCTGTGCACGTACTGGTGAGAGAGAAGGCACTCCAGAACCAGAAAATATGAGCACTAGTCTACAAATTGTACCAAAGTTGCTAAGACTCACCTGGAATGGGTTTCCTCTTCATTATGAAAGACAATATGGATGGGGTTATCTGAAACCTTTGTATAGAAATATTGCTGAAGTACCTGCCTCTGATATTCCTCCACTTGATAGCACTACTGACAGTACAATAGAATTCCCTGTGAAGGCTTTTTATGAAATATACTCTAACAGAAATTCTGAAATTCACAATAACATTGAACAGGAGGAAATAGAGAAGTGCAATTTACTAGAAACTGAAGAGGACTGGAAGTTATTTTTTATAGAAAATAATCCTCAAAGCTATAAATCAAAAACAGTAACAAAAATTAATGTCCAAAAAGAGAATCTAATAGACATTGGCATTCCTGGTGTTGGCTTTGTTTCATTACCACACAAAGATGGTGCCAAAAACCGTGTTGGAAATCCATTAGCTAAAGATTTTCTTAATAAAATTGAAGACAAGACATTAAGTAGCCACTTTGGAGACATTGCAGAGCTTGTTCTGAAGACTAATAAAATTTTGTCCTACTGGAAGAATAATAGAGACCGTATACTGTCCCAAATGGTTATTTGGAATGATCATTCTTCCTTGCCACCATCTATTACCTCAGCAG ATGGTTTTAAACAAGATGGCAAATATGGAGCTATTTTGCCAATGGTGGTGGTTGCAGGAACTATCACTCGACGTGCAGTGGAACGTACTTGGATGACTGCATCTAATGCTTATGCAGATCGCATTGGATCAGAACTGAAGGCTATGATTGAAGCACCTCCAG GTTATAAATTTGTTGGTGCTGATGTAGACTCTCAGGAGTTATGGATTGCTGCCGTACTTGGTGATGCATATTTTTCTGGTGAGCATGGAGCTACTGCTTTGGGCTGGATGACATTACAGGGCAAAAAAAGTGACGGGACAGACATGCACAGTCGCACGGCAAAGAATGCAGGGATATCAAGAGACCATGCCAAG ATAATTAACTACGGGCGAATTTATGGTGCAGGACTCCGTTTTATTAAGAGACTGCTGAAGCAGTTCAATCCAAAGTTGTCAGAAAAAGAAATTGATGCACGGGCTGAAAATTTATTTGCTGCAACAAAAGGACAAAAAGGCTGGTTCTTGAATGGAAAAGGAGAAGAGTTAGCAATGGAAATGGATTATCCTTACACTGGAGAAGCTTTATGCCATAAACAG aTAAACAAACTGTTGTGGCAAGCCAGACGGAACAATATTGAGGTCACTTTTAACGATGTAGTAGCAAAACCTTTTGTCTGGATTGGAGGTTCAGAGTCTCATATGTTCAACTGCCTGGAAGCTATTGCTAGGTGTGAGACACCGAAGACACCAGTACTTGGTGGGAGAATAACTCGAGCACTTGAACCACACTATGTTGATAACCAGTTCATGACAAGTCGAGTGAACTGGGTTGTACAAAGCTCAG CTGTGGATTATCTTCACATAATGTTGGTTTCCATGCGATGGCTCTTTACAAAATATGAAATTAAAGGACGTTTATGTATTAGCATTCATGATGAG GTTCGCTACTTGGTATCATCAGAAGATTGTTATCGAGCTGCTCTAGCTCTCCAGATTACAAACCTTCTCACACGCTCACTCTTTGCACTGAG GTTGGGTTTTAAAGATCTGCCACAATCGGTTGCATTCTTCAGTGGTGTCGATATAGATCAGGTGTTGCGAAAAGAACCCCATCACGACTGTGTGACTCCCTCAAATCCTCAAGGTTTGAAAGAGGGCTATGGTATGCCACCAGGTGTCACACTTGATATACAACAAATCTTACAAATTACTAAAGGAAAATTAAATAAACctgaaaaataa